One genomic segment of Gottschalkia acidurici 9a includes these proteins:
- a CDS encoding MFS transporter — protein MTNNNRSFKLFLTSQVTSSLAASFHFIAVAALLIKLTGSGTSASFAVVCTPITSFLLSPFAGSIGDRFNEKYILAILEFLKVIIAIIFIQSQNIMTIYLLMLLIAAIEILCGPPKKKIITKLLKAEDIMTGNSILTGITGFTFILGPILSGIIIDKLNINIIFQINIILYLLSSLILLFVKNKTYKSKLYGKEIKVSMYDDIKKGFEYFKSNSNLKEIVIISTIVNIAIASINVAFYPFAFDILNVDSKTWGIMMSVFYGTNLITMFISISLKKIVNKLQTLIIYSILVSLAIVWILYSLSNSLSIVLLLQFIEGSLISFITIIINTRLQVTANRQFIARVSGINDVFNNIGKLTAIVCTYGILSFYSARVVFILNFAIIFTYVNYKIFVSRKN, from the coding sequence ATGACTAATAATAATCGATCGTTTAAGTTATTTTTAACTAGTCAAGTCACTTCAAGCTTAGCAGCTTCTTTTCATTTTATTGCTGTAGCTGCATTACTTATTAAATTAACTGGATCGGGTACATCTGCTAGCTTTGCAGTGGTTTGTACTCCAATCACAAGTTTTTTATTATCACCTTTTGCAGGAAGTATTGGAGATCGATTTAATGAAAAATATATACTCGCAATCTTAGAGTTTTTAAAAGTTATAATAGCAATAATATTTATACAAAGTCAAAATATCATGACCATATATCTCTTGATGCTATTAATAGCAGCTATTGAAATCTTATGCGGACCTCCTAAAAAGAAAATAATTACTAAATTATTAAAAGCTGAAGACATAATGACAGGTAACTCTATACTGACAGGAATAACTGGATTTACTTTTATATTAGGACCAATTTTATCAGGTATTATAATAGATAAGCTAAATATAAATATTATCTTTCAAATTAATATAATTCTTTATTTACTATCTTCGCTAATACTGTTATTTGTTAAGAATAAAACATATAAATCTAAGCTATACGGAAAAGAAATTAAAGTTAGTATGTATGATGATATAAAAAAAGGATTTGAATATTTTAAATCTAACAGTAACCTAAAAGAAATAGTAATTATTAGCACAATAGTTAACATAGCTATAGCATCCATAAATGTAGCTTTTTATCCTTTTGCCTTTGACATATTAAATGTAGATAGTAAAACATGGGGAATTATGATGTCTGTCTTTTATGGAACAAATTTAATAACTATGTTTATATCTATATCATTAAAGAAAATAGTTAATAAGTTACAAACGTTAATAATATATAGTATCTTAGTGTCACTAGCTATAGTTTGGATATTATATAGTCTATCAAATAGCTTAAGTATAGTGTTATTATTACAATTTATAGAAGGCTCGCTTATATCTTTTATTACTATAATTATAAATACAAGACTCCAAGTTACTGCTAATAGACAATTTATAGCACGTGTATCAGGGATAAATGATGTTTTTAATAATATAGGAAAATTAACTGCAATAGTTTGTACATATGGTATACTATCATTTTATTCTGCTAGAGTTGTTTTTATATTAAACTTTGCTATTATATTCACTTATGTCAACTATAAAATATTTGTATCAAGGAAGAATTAA